GCAATCTTTGAACCCAATGCGTCTATGAAAAGCAAAGGGGTCTTTTATGTTCAAGATAGTCATGGACTTCGACGCTATTTTGATTTTTCGATTGAAGCGACACTTTCAATACTTCATACAAGTAAAAAAGTCTCCCGTAAAGAGATACTCTCTCTGAATAACGTATTGATAAAAACAATCCCCTTCAAATCCTTTCAAGGAAAACCGATAATTTCTTTGAATAACGAATCTCAGCGATTCCGTGCATCCCTTAAAGAAAATACACCTATCCTTGATCGTAATATCGAACCCCTTCCCCTAGTATTTAAAGATTCAAAAGTCAGTGTTGTAGTCAGAAATGAGACCGTCGAAGTAGAGTTTATCGCCACTGCAACACAAGAGGGGGCTCTGTATGATATTATTACGATTGAAAAAAGCGACGGTAAACGTGGACGTGCAAAAATAATCGGGGAAAATCAGGTGGAATTGCAATGAAAATCATAGTGGGAATCAGCGGTGCGAGCGGTGCGGCACTTGGAATCAAATTTTTACACGCCCTCCCCTCTGAGCATAAAAAGCACCTTATTATTTCCGAACATGCCCAAATCGTTTTGGAAAAAGAAGAAAATACTGTTTTGCATCAAAATAACGAAATTTGGGCATCCGTGGCATCTGGTTCATACGGTGCCGATGCAATGATTATCACCCCATGCAGTATGAATACCCTCGCTAAAATTGCGTGTGGAATCGCTGATAACCTCATCACACGTGCTGCTAGTGTTATGATAAAAGAGCAGCGTAAACTTATCCTTATACCGCGTGAAATCCCATTTTCACCTATTGCGCTAGAGAATATGCTCAAACTCTCACGTCTAGGGGTTATTATCGCTCCTCCCGCATTGGCGTATTATGGTGAGCAAACAACACTTGAAGAGATGGAAAACTTTATGATGGGAAAATGGATGGATTTAATGGGGATCGAAAACACTCTCTATAAACGTTGGGATGATAAATGAAAAAAATAGCCCTTTATCCGGGAACCTTTGATCCAATTACAAACGGACACTTTGATATTATCGAACGAGGAGTTAAGCTTTTCGATGAAGTAATCATTGCTGTTGCTGATTCACGCGAAAAAAAACCGATGTTTTCACTAGAAGAGCGTATAGAGATGACTAAACTTGCTGTCCAAGATTTGGAACGGGTTCGGGTCGTCGGCTTTGATAATTTGACCGTTGAATTAGCGAACTCTTTAGGAGCTACCGTTCTTATACGTGGGCTTCGAGCAGTAAGCGATTTTGAGTTTGAGCTTCAGTTAGGTTACCTTAATCACTCACTCGATCCCGAGATCGAAACGGTCTATCTTATGCCACGTCTTAAGCATGCTTTTATCAGCTCCTCTATCGTCCGTAATCTTCTAAAATTCAACGGTAAAACAGTCCATTTGCTTCCACCGTCAGTTCAAAGCGTTATAGGGGGGATGAACTCATGTACGTTGCAATAGAGGGGATCGATACTGCCGGAAAAAGTACCCAAATAGAAGCTCTTAAATCCCTGTTTCCTGATGCACTTATCACCAAAGAACCGGGGGGAACAGCTACGGGTGTAGAAATCCGAAACATGGTTTTATTTGGAAATCTCAAAAGCAAAATGGCTGAGATTTTGCTCTTTTTAGCTGACCGTGCCGAGCATACCGAATCAGTTATCGTCCCTAATCTGAATAAACTCATTATCAGTGACCGCTCTGCCGTATCGGGTATGGCGTATGCGAGTGTCCAAAACCTCTGCGATGAGTCTACCCTCGTGATGCTTAACCGCCTCGCTACCAACGGAACTTTACCCGATACAGTATTTATTTTAAAACTTACCTCCGAAGAACTAACCTATCGTTTGAGTCAAAAAGAGCACGATGTGATCGAATCACGAGGAGTCGATTATCTCCTCTCTATCCAAGAAGCCCTTATCGCATCTGCCTATGCACTTGGAATTACAACCCATGTAATCGATGCGACACAATCTATTGATACAATTACACATGAAATTACCACCCTTATCAAAGGAGCCTTATGATCCAATCTTTGCGCGGAATGAACGACATCTTATCCGATAATTATGAACGTTTTGAATACTTTATCAACACTGCTACGACTATCACTAAACGGTACGGTTTTCACTACATCGAAACCCCCCTTCTCGAAGAGACAGCACTTTTTAAACGCTCTGTCGGGGAGTCCAGCGATATCGTCGGTAAAGAGATGTACCAGTTCACCGACAAAGGGGGAAATGACGTTTGTTTACGCCCCGAGGGTACAGCAGGGGTTGTACGGGCATTTGTCCAAAACAAACTCGATAAAAAAGGGGGAATCCACCGCTTTTTTTACCACGGCTCGATGTTCCGCTATGAACGCCCCCAAAAAGGTCGGTTACGCCAATTTCACCAGTTTGGTGTAGAGAGTTTCGGGGTTGCCTCGGTCTATGAAGATGCATTGATGATCATGATGGTTTCCGATATTCTCAAAGCACTGGGGATTGGATACCGCCTCAAACTCAATTCCCTCGGAGATCAACACTGTATGCCCGCCTACCGTGAAAAACTCGTCCGTTTTATCGAAAGTTGCGGTGATGCTATTTGCGGTGATTGCGAACGTCGTAAACTCACCAACCCTATCCGAGTACTTGATTGTAAAAACGAAGCGTGTCAAAGCCTCTATGCCAACGCCCCAAAACTGATTGATAACCTCTGTGGTGAATGTGAAAGCGATTTCAATACTTTAAAAACGATCTTAGATCAGCACGCCATCAGCTACGAAGTGGATACCCATTTGGTTCGGGGATTGGATTACTATTCCAAAACCGCTTTTGAGTTTGTCAGCGATAACATCGGCTCTCAAAGTGCCATAGCAGGAGGGGGACGCTATGATCGACTCATCGAATTTTTGGATGGAAAACCAACCCCTGCGGTAGGATTTGCGCTGGGAATCGAGCGGTTAATGGAGCTTATCGTGATACCTGAACCTATCCGTGAGGGGTATTATTTGGGGGCTATGGAAGAGGAATCGTTACCGATGGTTCTCAAAGCAGCCGAAGTCTTGCGTAAACGTGATAAAGCAGTGGTTGAATATAAACCTCGAAAGCTTCAAGATCACCTCAAAGGTGCGGATAAAATCAATGCTCGTTATTGTGTCGTGGTGGGTGAAAATGAACGTCTTAACAATACACTTTGGGTGAAAGATTTGGATGAAAAAACCGAATCACTGATTCCATTTGATGATTTTTACAAAGGATAAAGTATGCAAAATTATGGAATCGATATCTGGGGTGAAAACAATTTTATGATTGATCAGGGGATGGTCAAAGTGAACTATAAAAGCTCCCCTTCTCTCATCGAAATTACCCAAAAAATCCGTAAAACCAACCTTCGCGGTCCATTGATTTTGCGTTTCCCCCATCTCATCGGCAAACAAATCGATCTGCTCTATTCGAACTTTCAACGGGCAATTTTTGAAAACGACTACACCGGAAAATTTCGCGCCGTATTCCCACTAAAAGTAAACCAATTCCCCGAAGCAGTCGATGCCATCGTCGAACACGGTGAAAAATACGGTTATGGTTTGGAAGCGGGTTCAAAAGCCGAACTCGCTTTAGCAATGGCAAAAACCCCCATCGGCTCACCCATCACCGTCAACGGCTTTAAAGACGAAGAGATGGTCACATTGGGCTTTATGGCAGCACAAATGGGGCATGACATCACCATCACCATCGAAGGTATCGGTGAGCTAGAGTGGATTATCGACGTTGCCCAACAATGTAACCTCAAAGTCCCCAACATCGGTATCCGTGTCCGCCTCCAATCTGAAGGAAGTGGTATTTGGGCAAAAAGTAGCGGGTTAAGTGCCAAATTCGGTCTCACCTCCACCGAACTTATCGAAGCGATTATCATGCTCCAAGAGAACAATATGGTGGAATATTTTACAATGATTCATTTCCACGTCGGAAGCCAAATGCAAGATATCTCGACCCTTAAACGGGTATTGCGTGAATCGGGAAATATCTATGCCGAACTCAAAAAAATGGGGGCAACCAACCTCGGTGCTATTAACATCGGTGGAGGTTTAGCGGTTGAATACTCTCAACACACCTCGAATCGTCTACGAAACTATACCTTAGAAGAGTTCTCCAACAGTGTCGTCTTTTTGCTTCGTGAAATTATGAACGCCAAAGGGGTCGATCATCCCGATATTTACACCGAATCGGGTCGTTTTATCGTTGCAGCACACTCGGTTCTAATCACTCCGGTATTAGAGCTATTCTCTCACGATTATCAAGAAAAATCACTCAAACTCAAAGAGAGCAATCCTCCCCTTATCGAAGAGTTACGTGAGCTCAATAGCCTCCTATCCCCTCGAACCTGTATTGAGTACATGCACGATGCGCTCGATCACATGGAATCACTCTTAACTCTCTTTAATCTCGGTCATATCGATTTACAAGACCGCTCAAACGCAGAGATTTTGGTGCATCAAATCATCAAAAAATCACTCTACCTCTCCCAAGACAACCTTGTTCCTGAGATAGAGCGATTGCAAGTCAAACTCCAAGAGCGTTATCTTATTAACAGCTCTATTTTCCAAAGTATCCCCGATTATTGGGGGCTACAACAACAATTCCCTATCATGCCGCTGGATCGTTTAAATATCCCCGCTATTCGCGCCGCTTCGCTATGGGATATCACCTGTGATAGTGACGGAGAGATACGATTCAAACCTGAAACACCGTTGTATCTGCACGATATCGATTTGGATGAAGAGGAATATTTTCTTGCTTTCTTCAATGTCGGAGCCTACCAAGAAACCTTGGGGATGAACCATAATCTCTTTACTCACCCCAACGAATGTACCATTATCATCCATGATAACGGTTATGAGATTGAAAACTTCACCGAATCAGATAATGTGTTAAATATTTTAGAAGATATCGGTTACGATAGCTCTAAACTTCTTACTAACCTTAAAAATAAACTGGCACTGAGTGATTTTATGACAGAAGAAGAAAAAACAGATACACTTCAAAAACTCGAAATGTATCTGTATCAAAACGGATATCTACGAACAACACGATAAGGATTTTTTTTGGGACTTTTATCTGAAATCGCTGAAGATTTTTCCAACGTTTATAAAAATGACCCCGCGATCAGCTCGCGTTTAGAGCTCCTTTTCAACTATCCGGGAGTTTGGGCAATTTTTTGGTACCGTATCGCTCACAGGCTTTATATCAACAACTTTAGAACCCTCGCCCGTTTTATCATGGGTATGAGCCAAATATTTACCCATATCGATATCCATCCGGGTGCCACCATAGGTAGACGCGTCTTTATCGATCATGGAACCGGTGTGGTAATCGGTCAAACGGCCGTTATCGAAGATGACGTTCTTATTTATCAAGGTGTTACACTCGGTGGAGTGAGCTTAAGTGCCGGCAAACGGCATCCTACAATCAAGCGCGGCGTCGTTATCGGTGCAGGGGCAAAAATTCTTGGAAATATCACTATCGGAGAGAACTCAAAAGTTGGGGCAAATTCGGTAGTTGTCCGAAATGTTCCTGAAAACTCTACCGCCATCGGTATCCCCGCCCACGTTATCCAAAAAGGGCGTGATAAAGATCCTCTCGGTCACAACAAATTACCCGATATTAACAAAGAGATGTTTGAATATCTCCTCAAACGGGTCGCTATTTTGGAACATATTATGGTTCAAGACAATACGGATATCTTAGAGCAAGATTTACAACTGGAAAATATCTACGAATCGTTTATTAAAGCTATGAAAAATTAATCATTTTTTTGTTATCATTTATTTATATAATAACAGCCGTAGTGAGATATGAACCACTTTCTTTTTAAAACACTTCTTTCATTTGCCTTACTTCACCCTTTTATGGTTGAAGCGACCTCATTAAAACCAGCTGAACTCCGTTTAGGTCTTACTAATGAAGCCTTTAACTCTACCCTCTCAGCTCTTTCGTCGGACACATCAGATACTACTCAATTATGGTATTGGCTTGATTTAGCACGCTTACAACAAGCAAACGGAGATTATAAAGGATCAATCAAATCTTTTGAAAATGGATTTGCAATTTTAGATGAATATGAGAATCGCGCTAAAGCCAGCATACGCAATATAGGCTCTTTTTTAGGATCCACTTTATTTTCAAAAGGGGCTGAAAGCTATTATGGCAAAGGATACGAGCGGACCCTTATGCATACCATAAATGCCTTAAACTATACGATGCTAGGAGATTTTGAAGGTGCTGCAGTAGAAATGCGTCGAATGGATCAGCGACAAGAGTTTTGGCTACAAGAGAATTCAGAACGATTAAAAGAAGCAACTAAAGATATCCAAAAAGCTCAACAACAAGGGAATAATACGACCGCCATACCCAATGGATATTCGATGGGGACATTACTCGAAAATCCAGAAGTTCGTTCACTAGCCAACAGCTACCAAGACCCATTCTCTTACACTTTGAGCAAAATTATTTTTGATCTATCCAGTCAAAGCGAAACGGGAGAGATCAGTCTCAAACGGGCACTTGCACTCAATCCGGACGTTGCAAAAGTTTTTGTTACCCCTACAATTTCTCATAATAATAAAAATCTAAAAAAAGAACCTCTCTCTTCTAAAAAAATAGAGGTAACACTGATCGTGTTATCCGGTCTCGCCCCCTCATTAACACTCGAAAAAATCCATTTTCCCCTTTTCAACGGAGCCAATTATTCAAGCATTGATCTCTCTTCGTACACACCTCCGCTGAATGATATCTCTTTCTTAACTATCTCCACACCAACACTTCGTATTCAGCCACCTAGACTGCTCAAAGCAGACATAATGGCATACAAAACCCTCAAAGATGAATTACCGGGTGAACTTTCAAAAGCGGTTGTCCGAGCAACATCAAAAGCTATAGCAGCTCAACAAGCTTCTAATCAGTTTGGTCCTTTAGGAGGATTTGTTGCATCTTTAGCCATGGATATCGGTTCTTCTGTCTCAGATACAAAATTTAGAAACTGGAATACCCTTCCAAACTCAGGATATCTATCAAAATTCACTGCAAACAGCGAAGATATTATCAACATTACACTAAACCAGGCTCAAGAGTCT
The Sulfuricurvum sp. DNA segment above includes these coding regions:
- the tmk gene encoding dTMP kinase — encoded protein: MYVAIEGIDTAGKSTQIEALKSLFPDALITKEPGGTATGVEIRNMVLFGNLKSKMAEILLFLADRAEHTESVIVPNLNKLIISDRSAVSGMAYASVQNLCDESTLVMLNRLATNGTLPDTVFILKLTSEELTYRLSQKEHDVIESRGVDYLLSIQEALIASAYALGITTHVIDATQSIDTITHEITTLIKGAL
- a CDS encoding UbiX family flavin prenyltransferase is translated as MKIIVGISGASGAALGIKFLHALPSEHKKHLIISEHAQIVLEKEENTVLHQNNEIWASVASGSYGADAMIITPCSMNTLAKIACGIADNLITRAASVMIKEQRKLILIPREIPFSPIALENMLKLSRLGVIIAPPALAYYGEQTTLEEMENFMMGKWMDLMGIENTLYKRWDDK
- the speA gene encoding biosynthetic arginine decarboxylase, encoding MQNYGIDIWGENNFMIDQGMVKVNYKSSPSLIEITQKIRKTNLRGPLILRFPHLIGKQIDLLYSNFQRAIFENDYTGKFRAVFPLKVNQFPEAVDAIVEHGEKYGYGLEAGSKAELALAMAKTPIGSPITVNGFKDEEMVTLGFMAAQMGHDITITIEGIGELEWIIDVAQQCNLKVPNIGIRVRLQSEGSGIWAKSSGLSAKFGLTSTELIEAIIMLQENNMVEYFTMIHFHVGSQMQDISTLKRVLRESGNIYAELKKMGATNLGAINIGGGLAVEYSQHTSNRLRNYTLEEFSNSVVFLLREIMNAKGVDHPDIYTESGRFIVAAHSVLITPVLELFSHDYQEKSLKLKESNPPLIEELRELNSLLSPRTCIEYMHDALDHMESLLTLFNLGHIDLQDRSNAEILVHQIIKKSLYLSQDNLVPEIERLQVKLQERYLINSSIFQSIPDYWGLQQQFPIMPLDRLNIPAIRAASLWDITCDSDGEIRFKPETPLYLHDIDLDEEEYFLAFFNVGAYQETLGMNHNLFTHPNECTIIIHDNGYEIENFTESDNVLNILEDIGYDSSKLLTNLKNKLALSDFMTEEEKTDTLQKLEMYLYQNGYLRTTR
- the cysE gene encoding serine O-acetyltransferase, which produces MGLLSEIAEDFSNVYKNDPAISSRLELLFNYPGVWAIFWYRIAHRLYINNFRTLARFIMGMSQIFTHIDIHPGATIGRRVFIDHGTGVVIGQTAVIEDDVLIYQGVTLGGVSLSAGKRHPTIKRGVVIGAGAKILGNITIGENSKVGANSVVVRNVPENSTAIGIPAHVIQKGRDKDPLGHNKLPDINKEMFEYLLKRVAILEHIMVQDNTDILEQDLQLENIYESFIKAMKN
- the flgA gene encoding flagellar basal body P-ring formation chaperone FlgA, which codes for MNINVINAALLQSNYFFDSPTIMSHALDPKCPKNFELLRIPEGESVFRVNAQVILKSFELEGCEIENNTIHTVTFTKQSSTDLKELEKQVERFFKAQYPTIQIESIHIFPHGYIDSLNKTAKAIFEPNASMKSKGVFYVQDSHGLRRYFDFSIEATLSILHTSKKVSRKEILSLNNVLIKTIPFKSFQGKPIISLNNESQRFRASLKENTPILDRNIEPLPLVFKDSKVSVVVRNETVEVEFIATATQEGALYDIITIEKSDGKRGRAKIIGENQVELQ
- the hisS gene encoding histidine--tRNA ligase encodes the protein MIQSLRGMNDILSDNYERFEYFINTATTITKRYGFHYIETPLLEETALFKRSVGESSDIVGKEMYQFTDKGGNDVCLRPEGTAGVVRAFVQNKLDKKGGIHRFFYHGSMFRYERPQKGRLRQFHQFGVESFGVASVYEDALMIMMVSDILKALGIGYRLKLNSLGDQHCMPAYREKLVRFIESCGDAICGDCERRKLTNPIRVLDCKNEACQSLYANAPKLIDNLCGECESDFNTLKTILDQHAISYEVDTHLVRGLDYYSKTAFEFVSDNIGSQSAIAGGGRYDRLIEFLDGKPTPAVGFALGIERLMELIVIPEPIREGYYLGAMEEESLPMVLKAAEVLRKRDKAVVEYKPRKLQDHLKGADKINARYCVVVGENERLNNTLWVKDLDEKTESLIPFDDFYKG
- the coaD gene encoding pantetheine-phosphate adenylyltransferase — encoded protein: MKKIALYPGTFDPITNGHFDIIERGVKLFDEVIIAVADSREKKPMFSLEERIEMTKLAVQDLERVRVVGFDNLTVELANSLGATVLIRGLRAVSDFEFELQLGYLNHSLDPEIETVYLMPRLKHAFISSSIVRNLLKFNGKTVHLLPPSVQSVIGGMNSCTLQ